In Crassostrea angulata isolate pt1a10 chromosome 6, ASM2561291v2, whole genome shotgun sequence, a genomic segment contains:
- the LOC128189744 gene encoding uncharacterized protein LOC128189744 → MAPHLLLILCVIGLSFSAEPKEWIDGGTAVVTASKTTYGNSVRLEIEAILPVSAVVVWKVDSVVIEANARELGAGTSRRTADGRTLFTLDTKISDRMVYFVVVVDDFAATYEIDVSGKDRKTFYNDPMTCQASFSNSIEQNTVEAFFRCNPELKPEDFWYMFTGMVGSRENIFAEFISLDSEANPYVNVSYEHIKIARSTISITKETRDLFGNFLFLFSSLTVPMDGLIEQVTYRITHDISENKIPGEFRFMENPPLSDLLEGEPLSIICEAIGRNPPTIQIQKNNRPFPKSEVTSSVQSVSTSWSTTIASFSHTLEQIKGKYSCVATDIDGNLRSSKLIEVKLRPRFRPDLSAVIENEATKKHVLVVVEGAKGVSVVCSGNSWPTEGVEVSTDRASLSEWNERLEVNFKWMTPNGDDNLFQYTPIVSCTAVDKHGETTVEKAL, encoded by the exons GAATGGATAGATGGTGGAACAGCCGTTGTGACCGCCAGTAAGACGACATACGGGAACTCTGTACGCCTGGAGATAGAGGCCATTCTCCCCGTGTCTGCGGTGGTTGTCTGGAAGGTGGATAGCGTCGTTATAGAAG CGAATGCAAGAGAGCTTGGAGCCGGAACATCACGTCGGACCGCTGATGGCAGGACCTTGTTCACATTGGACACCAAAATATCGGATCGAATGGTGTATTTTGTTGTCGTTGTGGACGATTTTGCGGCAACTTATGAGATTGACGTCTCGGGGAAAGACCGGAAAACCTTCTACAACGACCCTATGACGTGTCAGGCCTCGTTTTCAAACAGTATAGAACAGAACACGGTGGAAGCGTTCTTCAGGTGTAACCCGGAACTCAAGCCCGAGGATTTTTGGTATATGTTTACCGGGATGGTCGGAAGTCGAGAAAATATATTTGCTGAATTCATATCCCTTGATTCAGAGGCTAATCCTTACGTTAATGTATCTTATGAACACATCAAAATCGCACGGTCCACAATATCTATCACCAAGGAGACCAGGGACCTGTTTGGCAACTTCCTGTTCCTGTTCAGTTCTCTTACCGTCCCTATGGACGGACTAATTGAACAGGTTACTTACAGAATTACACACGACATAAGTGAAAACAAAATACCTGGGGAATTCAGGTTCATGGAGAACCCCCCTCTCTCTGATCTTCTGGAGGGAGAGCCGTTGTCCATTATCTGTGAGGCAATTGGTAGAAATCCCCCTACAATACAAATCCAAAAGAATAACCGACCTTTTCCCAAGTCGGAAGTGACGTCTTCGGTCCAAAGTGTATCTACGAGTTGGTCAACCACCATAGCTTCCTTTTCGCACACACTGGAGCAGATCAAGGGGAAATATTCATGCGTTGCAACTGATATTGATGGTAATCTGCGTAGCTCAAAATTAATTGAAGTCAAATTAAGACCAAGATTTCGCCCGGATTTGAGTGCAGTTATAGAAAATGAAGCCACAAAG AAACATGTCCTCGTTGTGGTGGAGGGAGCCAAGGGGGTGTCCGTCGTGTGTAGCGGGAACTCCTGGCCGACAGAGGGCGTGGAAGTCAGCACGGACAGAGCCTCGCTTTCAGAGTGGAATGAGAGGCTGGAGGTCAACTTTAAATGGATGACACCGAACGGCGACGATAACTTATTTCAGTATACACCTATAGTGTCTTGTACAGCTGTAGATAAACACGGGGAAACCACTGTGGAAAAAGCTCTCTGA